From the genome of Tachysurus fulvidraco isolate hzauxx_2018 chromosome 14, HZAU_PFXX_2.0, whole genome shotgun sequence:
gtaTGCAGTTCTAAAATTGGAGAATGAACCATGGCAGCAGCCTTTAGTcccttgtgtatgtgtttgtgtgtgtttgtgtgtgtgtgtgagatcaaaAATAATAGTGACTTGGAGATGTTAGGATCCAACACGGGTGGTTGTGGTTTTCTTGTCTGAAAAGAAGCTCCTGAGCAGCACGACCTGGCTGATGCTGACCACAAGGAGAATAAATGCCTCCCCGATGGACCAGAAGGCCACCCTGGTGTTCAGGTCTTCTGCTCTGCTGCGTCCTTGCGCCTCCCTCAGCCGGAAATGAGTCTGGTAGTCAATCACAGACTTCAGGGCTTCATGGATGGAGACGCAGGCAGATTCCATCTAACAAAGGTAAAACATGAATACGAGTCAGAACTGTTCAGCTGATATCAGGGACTTGTGTTACATAAAGCAGTTGGTGACTGAACACTTAATTATTTCACCATGTTTTTACCCTTAGCCTTGATTATAATCTTTACACTTTAATTCCCAATGTTTTTCGAGTAGTGAAATACATACTTGAGTTAATGCGGTCACTCGGTTTTCGTTTGGGAACAGCGGAGGGTCATCACCGACTTGAAAGTCAAAGTAGACGGTCTTGTGTGTGAAGGTGGAAAACTCGTTGCTGAAGCAGAACTTGTACGTTCCATTTTTCGCAGCAGTAAATGTGAAACTGTCATACTGCTTCTTCATTTCTTTGTACAGAACTGTACCTTCTGGATCATCCAGACGACAGTCAACATCGTAGTGGCCCCCGGTCACAACCTGGTCAAAACAAAAAGATACCCAAAAATAGTTTATCCatttctttaacaaaaaaaaaaaaaaaaaaaaacatgcttacTTTTTGTACTATCCTAAAACATCTTTTGATAGATATCACAAAAACACTTCCTTCCAAAACTCAAATCATTCCAGATAAAGGAATCCAccaatttatttttgtcacagaTGAGGTGCTGTAGGAATGCTAACATTCAGGTCATAGAAAAAATACCCTACAGCACTAACTTTACAATGTTCATACTGTCTGACAGAGCAGATTGATGACATCGGCACTTTACACATGGCTTTTGCTCAGGCGATCTTCAAATTCTCAGCATTCTTTTGGAGACTGAACAGCAGGAAATGATTTTACGTTTTGTCAATCAGacctgtgattataaattaggGTCTGAGGCCCATGACTACTTTTATTACATCAGAATGAATAATTACATCCTtgtcatcatgatcatcatcagtAATACAGATGTTACTGAGTTATTTTAGCTATtctatttcttttcattattttagaATTCAATAAATATTTCCTAATTTTCATTTGGtctattttttaatctattgCTATATGCAATTATTTGTGTACCACTCTGTGCATATTTATTATTCCATTTCACATCTTTTGACCCTGTGAATTATATGACGATCAATAAAAATGATCCTTTTTCTCCTTTATCTCtttgtgcttattttatatttgtcacTTCATTACATATatgaaaaatctttaaaatcaatataaatTAATGAGATCCTTATTAGCTTAATCAATGTTCACatgaaaataaccataaaaaTTGAATGTAATAGAATCAGGAAAAGAATTTGATAAAATGAAATTGTAAGTTTTATAAAAAGATTAACTAGTTTGGtttctgtgggtggaaaaaaaaatcgaacaTCTAAATGCCATTgagtaaataaatgcataaagtGTCTCACATTCGAGTAGGTGGATGCAACTCATTATATTAATCTGCAACAACAAAGGAGGTGGGGGAATTTTTTAACACTGAAAGATTTGAGAACAGGCTGATCCTCCTGAAAAAAGACCATCTTCAGCAACAAGAACATTTCAAGGACTAAAGCTGAACACTGCTTCATACTGTTTATCAGTTTGCTCTCGAAATACATTGTATTTCTGTGGCAGTTTATTTGACATTGACCTGACTAACCACTGATTCCATTCCAGTTCTCTAGCTCTGATGTTGTCCTGATAAATTCGGGGTGGTGGATCTACATCAAAGACTCTTGGTACCTCAGGGCTAAGGTAAATGCCACAGACACGTCATCGCTTTTGTGGTTTGCTCATTGGACTACACTCTTAAAAGAAAGCTGGTGCAGACTGAGAGCACTGCACAGGTCAGGGTTCCCTAAAACTAGCTCTGGAAGGTTAAAGTTCAGCGCAGCTTTGTGTATTCACTTCTCTGCTTTAATAGCACTGAATCCGGTTCCTCATCTGGCCAGGGACCATACAAGCAGGGACACACGAGTCGAGTTAAAAGTAGTACAGAACATCACAAAAAAGTTAcggccacacacacagtgatatcGGTGCAAGTAACTGGTCGCTGTACTGTGAAGTCATCAGTAGGTCTTCCAACTATTGCTTACTACAGCAATAAAGTTTATATATCTTCGTCATAAGAGAAGCAGTGTGTATTCTTTAAGACAAATCACATGCTCTACTGTATTCACTCAGTCGCTGCACCAAAccgctccttttttttttttgcataaagtCAAATTCTGTTGTTTCACTAGACCTACATCTAGTCACCAAGGAATGGGGTCACTTATACTGCAAATTTTACCTTTAATTTTGCTTATTTGCAGAAATAGGcctatgtatgcatgtatgcacaAAACTTCAAACAGCAAATTCTAAACTcgaaaaaaatgacatttcttaCTACTCAAATAGCCGACATAGCACAACTGTTCGTTCAGTCCCTTGTGATTGTTACTgctaatatacaaataaatatcagcaTCATAAGCATGACCCTGTTAAGGAATGAAAGAAAGTTTTCAGAACCAGAGTGAATATGcaagtgatatatatatatatatatacacacactgtacacatacatacactataCGGCCTTCAGgaaaatttatatatagattttttctttacattatatAGGTGTGCGCGCCTTCTggtggtccagcggcaggatcccGCACTCTCATTGCTGAGGGCTGGGTTCCATTCCTGGGCAGGgtgctaacccagccactgaagagtttaCGTGGAAAAATTGGCATCAGGAAAGGCACCCAGCATAAAACCTGCGCCAAAATCTAAGCAGACTTCGCAATCCACCATAGCGACCCCAAACAGGGAAAAGGCGAacggagtttaaaaaaaaaaaaaaataaaaattgtgcaCCCATACAGAAGCAGAGTTTTTAAAGTGGTGATTGATCTGTTTCAAGGAAGGGAATAGATAAACTCAAGGTTTAGACAAAACGTTATCATTTTACACTGACCATTTTCAAACAGTTTGAGATGGGTACGAATCTGTAATGACTCGTGGTCTATGAATGATCCATTCAGTTCCCAGTCTTTACCAGTCAGTATCTAAATCACTGACTGCATCATCTAAAGTCAAAATCCAACCCTGAGTTATGAGGGTTGTTATTGTGGCTGGTAGGGCTGAGTGATATGTATCGTCTATGATGATATTTTAAGTTGTTGCTTTAACAACAGTGTGCAAGCTGAAAAAAAATGCCTTGAGTGGTCACACTTTCACTGTGTGACGTGGCCCAGCACAATACAGGATAAACTGCAGGTTTAACCAGATTCTAATGTTCATGCCCTGCAGCATAATTGTGAGGTCATtgattttgtgcaaattttagaATCTTGCAAGGCCACTATAAAATTGTTTATTCATACATTATACTGGTTGATCTAACTTTTTAGTTACGACACGCAATACTCTTTTTGCACATTCCAAACAAATCTTCCATTTATTAGTTATGTATATGCTCAGTATAATGTGGGGCAGGCTGgcttttcatttcactgcaagtTACATACTGCATATAACTATGTATGGAAAAAGATACGTGTCTTGAATCGAATACATGCCATATATAACAAGAGCGGGCTAGTGATAGAGGATATTGTGCGCTGCATTAaccaaaaaaatctgtatttggtGTCTGGGACAAAAATTATGATCAATTCAAATCATTATGAtgaaccattaaaaaaaaaaaaaactttccactTAATACCTCACAAAGCATATGTTTTATATAGGTTAACAGAAATAGGGTTTAAACATACATAGGTACAAATAAAGCAGATAAAAGCTATTGTAATATTTCATGGCTGCCATCTCAAACAGAATAATAGTTAGCTCAAAATATGTTGCATTTTTTAACCTCATGCATGCCttaaaaatgtgaagaaaaaaaaagaaaaaaaaagggctgATACACTtgtgtatgaatattaaaaaaaaaaaaagtctttgccccttcctgattttttagttttttgcatgtttgtcacactttaatatttcagataatcaaacaaatttaaatattagtcaaagataacaagtaaacaacatgcagtttttaaattaaggtttttattaagggaaaacaaaattcaaagCTACATGGCCCTgcgtgaaaaagtgtttgccccctaaacctaataactggttggacCGCTCCTTAgaagcaagaactgcaatcaagcatttgctATAACTTGCAATAAGTCTGTTACAGCAGTGGGAAGGAATTTTGGGCCACTAATCTTTGcaaaattgttgtaattcagccacattggagggttttaaAAAACCATAAACTGcttttttaaggtcatgccacagcatctcaataagattcaggtcaggactttgactaggccactccaaagtctccattttgtttttcttcagccattcagaggtggacttgctggtgtgttttggatcattgtcttgccGTAGAACCT
Proteins encoded in this window:
- the tmed7 gene encoding transmembrane emp24 domain-containing protein 7, giving the protein MMLGGRWLSVRMLLQMLCAQLLWGRVWGSELTFELLDNAKQCFYEDITIGTKCTLEFQVVTGGHYDVDCRLDDPEGTVLYKEMKKQYDSFTFTAAKNGTYKFCFSNEFSTFTHKTVYFDFQVGDDPPLFPNENRVTALTQMESACVSIHEALKSVIDYQTHFRLREAQGRSRAEDLNTRVAFWSIGEAFILLVVSISQVVLLRSFFSDKKTTTTRVGS